A genomic region of Sulfobacillus acidophilus DSM 10332 contains the following coding sequences:
- a CDS encoding hypothetical protein (KEGG: tgu:100225355 similar to rCG36147~SPTR: Putative uncharacterized protein) has protein sequence MKKNNPEAIQNVAIDFLLSDVDELKKKIGQLSDPDKKWVGRLVAKSLVTDDTVYEAVLRIKSLPKPVLQGFLLEGLHQNRDWLKYLTDRTSITESLRLLLMDAASENIRDEQWWTNWKKITEKMATEKSSGSKTWASDIVRFLQEASSIPVDISDILSLLSSWESPSSKPSTSGKKPKKSQKSERLRADKDAVINAVDKLYRKIIEEQQGWETERNELLDRIARLYRERDDFEKRLSDLTQQLDAAIEAGDELRRQREQLREEIATYIAQGRLLQNELQVITDERDKLKSEIVLWERTAEAQRHQAEQAREETELEFRHRLRKNLVPLAAFVRDRAEQALHTLLPQDVRLLAAQFDQLHQEILKEAKLPQEGRISSELLMPPEENVHE, from the coding sequence ATGAAGAAAAACAACCCCGAAGCTATTCAGAACGTAGCCATCGACTTTTTGTTATCGGACGTTGACGAGTTAAAAAAGAAAATAGGTCAATTGTCGGATCCCGACAAGAAATGGGTTGGACGTCTCGTGGCTAAATCCTTAGTTACCGACGATACGGTTTACGAAGCGGTCTTACGCATAAAATCGCTGCCTAAACCCGTGCTCCAGGGTTTTTTGCTGGAAGGGTTACATCAAAACCGTGATTGGTTGAAGTATTTAACGGATAGGACGTCTATCACCGAAAGTCTGCGACTTCTATTAATGGATGCGGCTTCGGAAAATATTCGCGACGAACAATGGTGGACGAATTGGAAAAAGATTACGGAAAAGATGGCAACTGAGAAGTCATCAGGGTCTAAAACTTGGGCTTCCGATATTGTTCGGTTTTTACAAGAAGCTTCGTCTATTCCCGTGGACATATCCGACATCCTATCGCTGTTGTCATCGTGGGAATCCCCATCATCAAAACCGTCGACGTCCGGCAAGAAGCCCAAGAAGTCACAAAAAAGTGAACGGTTACGTGCCGATAAGGACGCTGTGATCAACGCGGTCGACAAGTTATACCGGAAGATTATCGAGGAGCAACAAGGGTGGGAAACAGAACGAAACGAGCTTTTGGATCGGATTGCCCGGTTGTACCGTGAACGGGACGATTTCGAAAAACGACTGTCCGATCTTACCCAACAATTGGACGCCGCGATAGAAGCGGGCGACGAATTAAGGCGACAGCGGGAGCAGTTAAGAGAAGAAATCGCCACCTATATTGCCCAAGGTCGATTATTGCAAAATGAGTTACAGGTTATAACGGATGAACGAGACAAGTTGAAATCCGAGATCGTTCTTTGGGAGCGAACTGCCGAAGCTCAGCGCCACCAAGCGGAACAGGCCCGAGAAGAGACCGAATTGGAATTTCGTCATCGTTTGCGTAAAAATCTTGTGCCTTTAGCGGCCTTTGTCCGTGACCGTGCGGAACAAGCTTTGCACACATTACTACCCCAAGATGTGCGGCTACTGGCCGCGCAATTCGATCAACTGCACCAAGAAATTTTAAAAGAGGCCAAATTACCGCAAGAGGGCCGAATATCTTCGGAACTGTTAATGCCTCCGGAGGAGAATGTTCATGAGTAA
- a CDS encoding StbA family protein (PFAM: MreB/Mbl protein~COGs: COG0443 Molecular chaperone~InterPro IPR009440~KEGG: bug:BC1001_2742 heat shock protein 70~PFAM: StbA~SPTR: Heat shock protein 70), whose product MSKLFVGVDFGTTNSTIAFVQPNGRISTNGPVPSLVAWENHQIVALGQKARDLTQRGSPPYPLRDLKMHLDSGIVRLGTTAVDVVDIISRYLKSLFSNAGYGTTDVQVVAGTPVRVSRKHRENLREAFRRAGIPSVQLIYEPTAALLGAMRNISQLISETVLVVDWGGGTLDLALIRIDEDHGFRELGVDGDVNDLGGSQMDHEIVRQLLQKSAAAKKAVESIPSGYAILLETIERLKVYFLEDPEASRQLVSGLPVQVYLDSDLVMSVIQNFARRARTAVENMLAKMQINPTDITKIFFAGGVSQSSVVRDEIMALFPDAEEIHDDNPQLSTGIGCAKLAQTPFSLELAADFAVRQSDDSSFVLLKKGQSVSQNRYRQVDFMVTDVTADEAVFDFGLHHRTPGATSMWSVDSEGFQSVRQTFIRVGQPELPRAKNIPDIVHVFTGLDENLSVAVYLKAQRSEASVQDFITGIPLTVRLGEPQ is encoded by the coding sequence ATGAGTAAATTATTTGTCGGGGTCGACTTTGGCACGACCAATTCGACCATTGCATTCGTCCAACCTAATGGTCGGATAAGCACAAATGGTCCGGTTCCGTCATTAGTTGCATGGGAAAATCATCAAATCGTGGCCTTGGGCCAAAAAGCTCGGGATCTGACTCAACGGGGAAGTCCGCCTTATCCGCTGCGGGATTTAAAAATGCACCTGGATTCGGGAATAGTTCGCTTGGGCACAACGGCCGTGGATGTTGTCGATATTATCTCTCGATATTTAAAATCCCTTTTTTCCAACGCCGGGTACGGCACGACGGACGTGCAAGTCGTGGCCGGCACGCCGGTTCGGGTATCTCGTAAACACCGGGAAAATCTTAGAGAGGCCTTTCGGCGGGCGGGAATACCATCCGTGCAATTAATCTATGAACCGACTGCGGCCTTATTGGGGGCGATGCGTAATATCTCGCAATTAATATCGGAAACCGTTTTGGTGGTCGATTGGGGTGGAGGAACGCTGGATTTGGCCCTGATTCGGATAGACGAAGACCATGGGTTTCGGGAGTTGGGGGTAGATGGCGATGTGAATGATCTCGGCGGTAGTCAAATGGATCATGAAATCGTCCGACAACTACTTCAAAAATCGGCTGCCGCAAAGAAGGCTGTCGAATCGATACCCAGCGGGTATGCCATATTGTTAGAAACCATCGAACGGTTAAAAGTATATTTTCTTGAAGATCCGGAAGCGTCAAGACAACTGGTGTCGGGGTTGCCGGTGCAAGTTTATCTGGATTCCGATTTGGTTATGTCGGTTATCCAAAATTTTGCCCGTCGTGCACGAACGGCGGTTGAAAACATGTTGGCTAAAATGCAAATCAACCCGACCGATATCACCAAAATATTTTTTGCCGGAGGTGTGAGTCAATCGTCCGTCGTTCGTGACGAGATTATGGCGCTTTTTCCGGATGCGGAAGAAATTCACGACGACAACCCGCAATTAAGCACCGGAATCGGCTGTGCGAAATTGGCGCAAACGCCCTTTTCTCTAGAGCTTGCTGCCGATTTTGCCGTTCGCCAGAGCGACGATTCATCATTTGTCCTCTTAAAGAAGGGACAATCGGTGTCGCAAAATAGATACCGGCAGGTCGATTTTATGGTGACCGACGTCACAGCGGATGAGGCGGTTTTTGATTTTGGATTGCACCATCGAACCCCAGGGGCCACGTCCATGTGGTCGGTCGATAGCGAGGGGTTTCAATCGGTTCGTCAAACCTTTATTCGAGTCGGCCAACCTGAACTGCCACGCGCGAAAAATATCCCGGATATAGTCCATGTGTTTACCGGGTTGGACGAAAATTTGAGTGTGGCCGTTTATCTAAAGGCGCAAAGAAGCGAGGCCAGTGTGCAAGACTTCATTACCGGTATTCCGTTAACCGTTCGTTTGGGTGAACCGCAATGA
- a CDS encoding hypothetical protein (PFAM: UvrD/REP helicase~KEGG: pat:Patl_4102 superfamily I DNA/RNA helicase-like protein~SPTR: Superfamily I DNA and RNA helicases-like), with product MKEQSNNRPKLRANILAVAAESVDIQTKSESKGMDYRSEQDIASHLWYWDLLELTRIWPMRFPREWAREGYLTERQKAEKDAFIRPASEHIISLWQNIPKVFQPMPITHDAPWFSQTQKPVSSSPLSSLFPEVPSVPESSSIENASLHAAENVSEILRAPADARILVTAPPGTGKTYLMLDRLESLIEQPDIGDPHRDVLVLSFTRATVSEIVRRLQDRITHGASDNLRYVNVSTFDSLVSRLLVLDIEPDKLPLGYNQRIRYFLELLEAQKIPRALQELTAVRTLFVDELQDLSGVRADLVLSLARLVLDHGGGLFFSGDPAQSIYDFDREGGLTGHQFIRRLIKLVGSDLITWRLKTYYRFHNPALEKLAKELRESFGEDGLQAPSIEVLPNLRENAPRRTFGWLIEESRKRRIAILVHNNLEVFQLAQWLREQDVRVDLKSRMTVWPAWMARLVWGISGEHVSEAHLKKLWFQRVADRATESWGDALELLRQSGTFQRGHLVLNRLGELVREHVPPLPSQEAGVFITTIHQSKGLEYDTVAILEPTGKNLSGDPEEVRKMYVAATRARHDLVLLERNSEVLGFGRKDIYRHFHRFHKDNEFLLHGLEDISVQNLWQCPNYMTRLAWEQLIKSEQERWWEEGGMNRTLSLPWSLNGGVGSPSLIELDHSVQEDLKELVNKHSLPRQGLMELPVRDLVTVARPHSGDVGGTAGLFLVPWVFGWSRVLLREG from the coding sequence ATGAAAGAACAAAGCAATAATCGTCCGAAGCTGCGAGCGAATATTTTGGCCGTAGCGGCCGAATCGGTCGATATTCAAACGAAGTCTGAGAGTAAGGGAATGGACTACCGTTCCGAACAAGACATCGCGTCCCATCTTTGGTATTGGGATCTGTTAGAGTTGACGCGCATTTGGCCCATGCGGTTTCCCCGGGAGTGGGCGCGTGAGGGTTATTTGACCGAACGACAAAAAGCGGAAAAAGATGCCTTTATCCGCCCAGCCAGTGAACATATCATAAGCCTATGGCAGAACATCCCGAAAGTTTTTCAGCCTATGCCGATAACCCACGATGCTCCTTGGTTTAGCCAAACGCAAAAGCCGGTTAGCTCTTCTCCGCTTTCGTCGCTATTCCCGGAGGTTCCGTCGGTTCCGGAAAGCTCATCTATCGAAAATGCGTCGTTACATGCTGCGGAAAACGTGTCGGAAATACTGCGGGCACCGGCCGACGCTCGAATTTTAGTTACGGCTCCTCCAGGCACCGGTAAAACCTACTTGATGCTGGATCGGTTAGAATCATTGATCGAACAACCGGATATAGGCGATCCGCACCGAGATGTACTTGTCTTGAGTTTCACGAGAGCTACCGTGTCCGAAATCGTCCGTCGACTGCAAGACCGAATTACCCACGGGGCGTCTGACAATTTACGTTACGTGAATGTGTCCACTTTTGATTCTTTGGTGTCCCGGCTTTTGGTTTTGGACATTGAGCCGGATAAATTGCCCTTGGGCTATAACCAACGTATCCGTTACTTTCTCGAATTATTGGAAGCCCAAAAGATTCCTCGGGCCTTACAGGAATTGACGGCGGTTCGCACCCTATTCGTGGACGAGCTTCAGGATCTTTCGGGAGTTCGAGCCGACTTGGTCTTAAGCTTGGCGCGTCTAGTGCTTGATCATGGGGGAGGATTATTTTTCTCGGGTGACCCGGCTCAATCCATTTATGACTTTGATCGAGAGGGAGGGTTAACCGGGCACCAATTTATTCGCCGATTGATAAAGCTTGTCGGTTCCGATCTGATTACCTGGCGTCTCAAAACGTATTATCGATTTCATAATCCGGCCTTGGAAAAATTAGCCAAGGAGTTGCGTGAATCGTTCGGTGAAGACGGATTACAGGCGCCCTCCATCGAAGTTTTGCCGAACCTTCGAGAGAACGCCCCTCGACGCACTTTCGGTTGGCTAATCGAGGAATCCCGAAAACGCCGCATTGCTATCTTGGTTCACAATAATTTGGAAGTTTTTCAATTGGCTCAATGGCTTCGGGAACAAGACGTCCGCGTCGACTTGAAGTCCCGGATGACTGTCTGGCCGGCTTGGATGGCGCGCTTAGTATGGGGTATTTCGGGTGAACATGTTAGCGAAGCACATTTGAAAAAACTCTGGTTTCAACGGGTGGCTGATCGAGCAACCGAATCATGGGGTGACGCGCTTGAATTGTTGCGGCAATCCGGAACCTTCCAGCGAGGCCATTTGGTTCTAAATCGGTTGGGCGAATTGGTTCGAGAACATGTTCCACCCCTGCCTTCTCAAGAAGCCGGCGTGTTTATCACCACGATTCATCAATCCAAAGGACTGGAATATGATACGGTGGCTATTCTCGAACCGACCGGTAAAAATCTTTCCGGAGATCCTGAAGAAGTGCGGAAAATGTATGTCGCCGCGACGCGCGCCCGGCATGACTTAGTGTTACTTGAGCGGAACTCGGAAGTTCTAGGCTTTGGTCGAAAAGATATCTATCGACATTTTCACCGGTTTCACAAGGACAACGAATTTCTTTTACACGGGTTGGAAGATATTTCGGTGCAAAACTTGTGGCAATGTCCCAATTATATGACACGCCTGGCATGGGAGCAGCTAATCAAGTCGGAACAGGAACGATGGTGGGAAGAAGGGGGAATGAACCGGACCCTCTCGTTGCCTTGGTCGCTTAACGGGGGTGTCGGTAGTCCATCTCTTATAGAATTAGACCATTCGGTTCAGGAGGATTTAAAAGAACTGGTTAATAAACATTCCTTGCCTCGACAGGGACTCATGGAACTGCCGGTGAGGGATTTGGTGACCGTGGCTCGGCCACATTCCGGGGACGTAGGCGGTACGGCCGGATTATTCCTGGTGCCTTGGGTTTTCGGATGGAGCCGGGTCCTGTTACGGGAGGGATAG
- a CDS encoding superfamily I DNA/RNA helicase (PFAM: Putative ATPase (DUF699)~COGs: COG1112 Superfamily I DNA and RNA helicase and helicase subunits~KEGG: dhd:Dhaf_0634 superfamily I DNA/RNA helicase~SPTR: Superfamily I DNA/RNA helicase), with the protein MTKQEEAYFIALSADRADSANMLEKPSMRGVRTSVVEKYSDQAHFIYELLQNADDAGATSARFILHDQELIFAHNGIRRFSISDPDTEEEDSRNGTLGDINAITSIANSNKTTASIGKFGVGFKAVFQYTQTPRIYDPNFRFKIERFIVPVRLDNDFDGRHPEETLFVLPFDHPDRSPVEAYDDIYDKLRSLVYPVLFLTNLNKISYECPGQPMGQYNKSIQTKIQFGTTVAELVNVTNRNNDANTEEKLWLFSRTEENGYRYSLGFLLDDEGELKRSNHAAFCFFPTKEVTGLNFMIHAPFLLTDSREGIKSGEFHNKYMINLLAKLAADGLTYLKNLGLINDRVFEIIPYDQNKFTDVNSRDRISFKPFYTAIKERLTTDELLPSSDGFVSAENAYWASVPQIPEIFSDSQLAYLCQNNNAQWVFTSFGRDETLRANSELTNYIDAITKDWFNHEDMIGFVSAEFIEIQPIDWLHQFYKYVADTAGRTKLIKTKKVFLNQDSKAVAAFDATGQPILFLPTEDIDGYETVSKVLLQNEETALFIQQLGITTPSLKDEIYNKILPLYKDNNQSINTLGHFKKFFQYYLECSQSESDAFIHNLKEYNFLLFRSNDDPKLYRGKPGTLYFPDDSIRQWFINKPDTRFLALEKYVNLSDSNNTEALIGFLTRLGVRLEPKVFSRELSYEEALLIKMEWPYSSRSRRWIEPYIDGCQEVLLHATPDTSVVIWDQLLKIIASRCSHWNTFSRLLLGTYEYFYRSQQNERFISRDAMALRKIAWLLNRNGELVSAEKLTIQTLSSTYNTTSDEARELLQFLGIKDEAALIPYNNLTEDQRAKIAFADTFADVPQQVLIQAAEEYRNQLRALNSQSGNPINQEPLESEEDGSSAQSPITRVAKEITRRAVSPSSRNTSPNDTAKDGISSEEDEDDYIKPSVDFLKKIEQAKQRSAEEISKIAQLDEITQQALSSKKYSYRWFQALLELEMLNSKENIANSREISITFSKVEREEGTSRTLILKHPNRHIPHSMEDLADIPLELSLSNQPPVKVAVEVVSVKSYTLRAKLRSNAEIDGVDLSLVTEARIEARNPVFLLEELKKSFNSLDFDADYDLQKNLCKNIEFIFGPPGTGKTTHLAKEVILPIMREPDDRKILVLTPTNKAADVLVRRIIDSMDCDSGYTDWLIRFGSTDDSVIERSGVFRDKTFDIRTLPRNVTVTTIARFPYDYFLPDQTTRLHLSDLKWDYIIIDEASMIPLVNVVLPLYKKTPKKFIIAGDPFQIEPITTVDIWKNENIYTMVKLNSFNDPTTVPHSYPTKLLTTQYRSIPSIGEVFSRFAYGGVLRHNRSSDSHRRLDVNEYIDLKPLTIFKFPVSKFESIYRPKRLAGKSSYQVYSALFAFELVKHLSSLIELQHGDEFFRIGVIAPYRAQADLVDKLVSSVPWAKNIDIQVGTIHGFQGDECDIIIALFNPPPSISASKEMFLNKINIINVSISRARDYLILIMPDDNTENIGHLTLIKQIEKLCKEQSDWIEHHSHSIEELIFGSQSYLEDNSFSTGHQLVNVYGKAEKRYEVRSEDTSVDVQIYE; encoded by the coding sequence TTGACGAAACAGGAAGAAGCCTATTTTATCGCTTTATCTGCCGACAGGGCAGACAGTGCCAATATGCTCGAAAAACCTTCGATGCGCGGAGTAAGAACTAGCGTAGTCGAGAAATATTCCGATCAAGCGCATTTTATATACGAATTACTACAAAACGCCGATGACGCCGGCGCAACATCGGCGCGTTTTATCTTACACGACCAAGAATTAATTTTTGCCCATAATGGTATAAGGCGTTTTTCCATATCCGATCCCGATACCGAAGAAGAGGATTCTCGAAATGGCACATTAGGGGACATTAACGCCATTACGTCAATTGCCAATTCCAATAAAACAACGGCTTCCATCGGTAAGTTCGGCGTGGGCTTTAAAGCAGTGTTTCAATATACCCAAACTCCACGGATTTACGACCCGAATTTCCGTTTTAAAATCGAAAGGTTTATCGTACCAGTTCGACTTGATAACGACTTCGACGGCAGACACCCGGAGGAGACCTTATTTGTGTTGCCTTTCGACCACCCGGACAGATCACCCGTCGAGGCCTATGACGATATCTACGATAAATTACGGTCGCTAGTTTACCCTGTTTTGTTTTTAACCAACTTAAATAAGATATCGTATGAATGTCCCGGACAACCAATGGGCCAATATAACAAATCCATTCAAACAAAAATCCAGTTTGGCACAACAGTTGCCGAACTCGTTAACGTAACTAATAGAAATAACGATGCAAACACAGAAGAAAAGCTTTGGTTGTTTTCCCGTACCGAAGAAAATGGCTATAGGTATTCATTAGGGTTTTTATTAGACGATGAAGGAGAACTCAAACGGTCAAACCATGCGGCTTTTTGCTTTTTCCCAACCAAAGAGGTAACCGGGCTAAATTTTATGATTCATGCCCCGTTTTTATTAACCGATAGCCGCGAGGGAATTAAATCCGGTGAATTCCATAATAAATACATGATTAATTTATTGGCGAAGTTAGCCGCCGACGGTTTAACCTATCTCAAAAATCTTGGCCTTATCAACGATCGTGTTTTTGAAATTATACCATACGACCAAAACAAGTTTACGGACGTCAACAGCCGCGACCGTATCTCCTTCAAGCCATTTTATACGGCTATTAAGGAGCGACTAACGACCGACGAATTATTACCGAGTTCGGATGGATTTGTTTCGGCCGAAAATGCATATTGGGCCTCCGTACCTCAAATTCCGGAGATTTTCTCCGATTCGCAGTTGGCTTATCTATGTCAAAACAATAACGCGCAGTGGGTTTTTACTTCCTTTGGACGGGACGAAACTTTACGAGCCAACTCGGAATTAACCAACTACATTGATGCGATTACCAAGGATTGGTTTAATCATGAAGACATGATAGGATTTGTCAGCGCCGAATTTATCGAAATCCAGCCAATCGATTGGTTGCACCAATTTTATAAGTACGTAGCAGATACTGCCGGCCGTACCAAACTGATAAAAACCAAGAAAGTGTTCCTGAATCAGGACAGCAAAGCGGTGGCCGCTTTCGATGCCACTGGGCAACCGATATTGTTCCTGCCCACCGAGGATATCGACGGCTATGAAACAGTTAGCAAAGTTCTTCTACAGAACGAAGAAACCGCCTTGTTTATCCAGCAGCTGGGCATCACCACCCCCTCCTTAAAGGACGAAATTTATAATAAGATTCTGCCGCTCTATAAGGATAACAATCAGTCCATTAATACCCTGGGCCATTTTAAAAAATTCTTTCAATATTATCTGGAGTGTTCACAGTCGGAATCCGACGCGTTTATCCACAACCTAAAGGAATATAACTTTCTTCTATTCCGTTCTAACGACGATCCGAAATTATATCGGGGCAAACCGGGTACACTTTATTTCCCCGATGACTCGATTCGCCAATGGTTTATAAATAAACCCGATACGCGTTTTCTCGCACTTGAGAAGTATGTCAACCTATCGGATTCAAATAACACGGAGGCCCTTATAGGCTTTCTGACCAGACTTGGCGTGCGATTGGAACCCAAAGTTTTTTCTCGCGAACTTTCTTATGAAGAGGCTCTTCTTATTAAAATGGAGTGGCCTTATTCCAGCCGATCAAGAAGATGGATTGAACCTTATATTGACGGATGTCAAGAGGTCCTTTTACATGCTACCCCGGATACCTCCGTTGTTATTTGGGATCAACTTCTTAAAATCATAGCGTCCCGGTGTTCGCACTGGAACACCTTCAGTCGACTTCTTCTCGGAACCTATGAATATTTCTATCGGTCACAACAAAATGAACGGTTTATTTCACGTGACGCCATGGCACTTCGCAAAATAGCATGGTTATTAAACCGCAACGGCGAACTGGTCTCCGCGGAAAAACTGACAATCCAAACGCTTTCTTCAACGTATAATACGACGAGCGACGAAGCCAGGGAACTCCTTCAGTTTTTAGGTATTAAGGACGAAGCCGCTTTGATCCCCTACAACAATTTAACTGAAGACCAAAGGGCCAAAATTGCCTTTGCGGACACCTTTGCCGATGTTCCACAGCAGGTTTTGATACAAGCCGCGGAGGAGTATCGTAACCAACTACGCGCCTTAAACTCACAATCCGGCAACCCTATTAACCAAGAGCCGTTGGAATCGGAAGAAGACGGATCCTCGGCTCAATCGCCCATCACACGCGTAGCAAAGGAAATCACGCGTCGAGCGGTTTCTCCCTCTTCAAGGAATACGTCCCCGAACGATACCGCCAAAGACGGCATTTCCTCCGAGGAGGACGAAGACGACTATATAAAGCCGTCAGTCGACTTTCTCAAGAAAATTGAACAGGCCAAACAGCGAAGCGCGGAAGAGATTTCGAAAATAGCTCAACTGGACGAAATAACGCAGCAAGCCTTGTCCTCCAAAAAATATTCCTACAGATGGTTTCAGGCCTTACTTGAATTGGAAATGCTAAACAGCAAGGAGAATATCGCCAACAGTAGAGAAATTTCAATAACATTCTCAAAGGTGGAGCGAGAAGAGGGCACGTCTCGGACTCTCATCTTAAAACATCCAAACCGTCATATTCCTCATTCTATGGAAGACCTCGCGGATATTCCGCTTGAACTCTCCTTAAGCAATCAACCGCCGGTAAAAGTCGCTGTTGAGGTTGTTAGCGTTAAATCTTACACTTTAAGGGCCAAACTCCGTTCTAATGCCGAGATCGACGGGGTAGACTTGTCGCTTGTCACGGAAGCAAGAATAGAGGCTCGAAACCCGGTGTTCCTCTTGGAAGAATTAAAGAAATCCTTCAACTCCCTTGATTTTGATGCCGATTACGATCTACAGAAAAATCTATGTAAAAACATTGAATTTATCTTTGGTCCTCCTGGGACCGGCAAAACAACCCATCTGGCTAAAGAGGTAATTCTTCCGATTATGAGAGAACCGGACGACCGGAAAATCCTTGTCTTGACACCCACAAATAAAGCGGCTGATGTCCTTGTACGCCGGATTATAGACAGCATGGACTGCGACTCCGGTTATACCGATTGGTTAATTCGTTTCGGATCCACAGACGATTCCGTCATTGAACGAAGCGGGGTATTTCGTGACAAGACTTTCGACATACGTACTTTGCCACGCAACGTCACCGTTACCACCATTGCACGTTTTCCCTATGATTATTTTCTGCCGGATCAAACCACTCGGCTTCATTTAAGTGATCTCAAGTGGGACTATATTATTATTGACGAAGCGTCCATGATTCCGCTTGTCAACGTCGTTCTTCCGTTGTATAAGAAGACGCCTAAGAAATTCATCATTGCAGGTGACCCGTTTCAAATCGAACCGATTACAACTGTAGACATCTGGAAAAATGAAAATATCTATACCATGGTGAAACTCAATTCATTTAATGATCCAACAACCGTTCCCCATTCGTACCCCACCAAACTACTAACCACACAATACAGAAGTATTCCTTCAATCGGAGAAGTTTTCAGCCGGTTTGCGTACGGAGGGGTTTTACGGCATAACCGCTCATCTGATAGTCACCGCAGGTTAGATGTTAACGAATATATTGATCTCAAACCTTTAACAATTTTTAAGTTCCCGGTCAGTAAATTTGAAAGTATCTACCGGCCCAAACGTTTGGCCGGAAAAAGCAGCTATCAAGTTTATTCTGCGCTTTTTGCTTTTGAGCTTGTGAAGCACCTGTCATCGTTAATCGAATTGCAACATGGCGACGAGTTCTTCCGAATAGGGGTAATAGCTCCCTACCGGGCTCAGGCCGATTTGGTCGATAAATTAGTATCCTCCGTGCCATGGGCCAAGAACATTGATATTCAAGTTGGAACAATTCACGGATTTCAAGGCGACGAATGCGATATCATCATTGCGTTATTCAACCCGCCTCCCTCGATCTCTGCCTCAAAAGAGATGTTTCTTAACAAAATAAACATCATAAATGTATCGATTAGCCGCGCAAGAGACTACTTGATTTTGATAATGCCTGACGATAATACCGAAAATATTGGCCATCTGACGTTGATTAAGCAGATCGAAAAACTTTGCAAAGAACAATCCGACTGGATTGAACACCATTCTCACTCGATCGAAGAGTTAATTTTTGGGAGCCAAAGCTACCTCGAAGATAACTCTTTCTCTACTGGTCATCAGCTGGTCAACGTATACGGTAAAGCAGAAAAACGATATGAAGTCAGAAGCGAAGATACGTCCGTTGATGTTCAAATATATGAATAA